The following coding sequences are from one Luteimonas sp. S4-F44 window:
- a CDS encoding SymE family type I addiction module toxin, which yields MYCQTDSLDISVIGSRADAPSSPTDAGTPRHIGHDHPAKARRPRRPRRCTVGYHHYAVRDRYKGDDEVPYLRLSGLWLDALGFNVGTRLRITAGKGVLMLTVDGAET from the coding sequence ATGTATTGCCAAACCGACAGCCTCGACATTTCCGTCATCGGGTCCCGAGCCGACGCGCCCTCATCACCGACCGATGCGGGCACCCCACGGCATATCGGTCACGACCACCCCGCCAAGGCCCGCCGCCCGCGCCGGCCACGGCGTTGCACGGTGGGCTATCACCACTACGCAGTGCGCGATCGCTACAAGGGCGACGACGAGGTGCCCTACCTGCGCTTGAGCGGGCTCTGGCTTGACGCGCTGGGCTTCAACGTCGGTACGCGTTTGCGGATCACTGCCGGCAAGGGCGTATTGATGCTCACCGTCGATGGCGCGGAGACCTGA